A genomic window from Gossypium hirsutum isolate 1008001.06 chromosome D12, Gossypium_hirsutum_v2.1, whole genome shotgun sequence includes:
- the LOC107945946 gene encoding uncharacterized protein, translated as MKNNPKVEDNFPWDQTMRNHFTTFPKFLLSSILLISILCIFYTVSFSNSSNKDLNIITAVHDGREEVAVAPPPVPSPKPSPSSKTTLHQIVFGIAASARLWDHRKNYIKLWWKPQMRGVVWLDKGVKTGTDDHLLPQKMISGDTSKFKYNNPKGHRSAIRITRIVSETLRLDLDDVRWFVMGDDDTFFVPDNLVRVLSKYDHNQFYYIGSSSESHLQNINFSYGMAYGGGGFAISYPLAKALAKMQDRCIQRYPGLYGSDDRIHACMAELGVPLTKEPGFHQYDVFGNLLGLLSAHPVAPLVSIHHLDKVEPIFPNMNRVQALTRLNIPINLDSAALMQQSVCYDKTQSWTVSVSWGYTVQIYRGIFSVREMEMPARTFLNWYKRADYTGFAFNTRPVTRHVCQKPFVYYLSKASYNKVMNQTVSEHVQHQVSNPDCKWKMADPSRIERVGVYRKPDPNLWDKPPRRNCCRVLPTKKKGTMVIDVGVCGDDEVIELR; from the exons ATGAAAAACAATCCAAAGGTTGAAGATAACTTCCCATGGGATCAAACCATGAGAAACCATTTCACCACTTTCCCCaaatttcttctttcttcaatccttttaatttcaattctCTGCATCTTCTACACCGTAAGTTTCtctaattcatcaaataaagACCTGAATATCATCACCGCCGTCCACGACGGAAGAGAGGAGGTAGCCGTAGCTCCACCGCCTGTTCCATCTCCAAAACCAAGCCCCTCATCGAAAACAACTCTTCATCAGATAGTTTTCGGCATTGCAGCCTCAGCTCGATTATGGGATCATAGGAAGAATTACATCAAGTTATGGTGGAAACCCCAGATGCGCGGTGTCGTCTGGTTAGACAAGGGAGTAAAAACCGGAACCGACGACCATCTTTTGCCGCAAAAAATGATCTCCGGCGATACTTCAAAGTTCAAATACAATAACCCAAAGGGTCACCGGTCGGCCATAAGGATAACCCGGATAGTATCGGAGACTTTAAGGTTGGATTTGGACGATGTGAGGTGGTTCGTTATGGGAGACGACGATACGTTCTTCGTACCCGATAATTTGGTCCGGGTTTTATCGAAATACGACCATAATCAGTTTTATTACATCGGAAGTTCGTCGGAGAGTCATTTGCAGAACATTAATTTCTCTTACGGGATGGCATACGGCGGCGGAGGTTTTGCTATTAGTTACCCTTTGGCTAAAGCACTTGCTAAAATGCAAGACCGGTGTATACAGAGATACCCGGGATTGTACGGCTCCGATGATCGGATTCATGCTTGCATGGCTGAGCTCGGTGTGCCACTCACCAAGGAACCGGGATTTCACCAg tACGACGTATTTGGCAACCTCTTGGGTCTCTTATCCGCCCACCCCGTTGCTCCACTGGTCTCCATTCACCATCTAGACAAGGTCGAACCCATATTCCCCAACATGAACCGGGTCCAAGCCCTTACACGTCTCAATATCCCAATAAACCTTGACTCGGCTGCATTGATGCAACAATCGGTTTGCTACGACAAAACCCAGAGTTGGACCGTTTCGGTCTCATGGGGCTACACGGTTCAAATATACAGAGGCATATTCTCAGTGAGAGAAATGGAAATGCCGGCCAGGACTTTCCTCAATTGGTACAAAAGAGCCGATTACACCGGTTTTGCTTTTAATACCCGACCCGTTACACGACATGTCTGCCAAAAACCGTTCGTTTATTACTTGTCTAAAGCGTCGTACAACAAGGTGATGAACCAGACGGTTTCCGAGCATGTTCAGCACCAAGTTTCGAACCCGGATTGCAAGTGGAAGATGGCGGATCCTTCTCGGATTGAGAGAGTTGGGGTTTATAGAAAACCCGATCCGAATTTATGGGACAAG CCTCCAAGGAGGAATTGTTGCAGGGTGTTACCTACAAAGAAGAAAGGCACCATGGTTATTGACGTTGGAGTATGTGGAGATGATGAAGTCATTGAATTGCGATGa